From a region of the uncultured Draconibacterium sp. genome:
- the asnB gene encoding asparagine synthase (glutamine-hydrolyzing): MCGIAGYFDSNNQANQTIINRMLSRIHHRGPDECGIYLNKHFGFGNVRLSIIDIVNGQQPLPNEDLNLWIVFNGEIFNYIELRNELKSKGHFFRTQSDTEVIIHLYEEFGEDCLSKLNGQFAFSIWDNHKKELFLARDRIGIRPLFYYNSANLFVYGSEIKAIFEHPKVNRKISVNGLAETFTFWTTISPNTIFEDIKECPPGHFIKYKNGQIRIEKYWDLDFATEGNYYQGNFEEAKAEFDELFRDSIKIRLRADVPVAAYLSGGIDSSATTAYIKEIRPDILRTFSIGFTESEFDESHYQKLASEYFKTEHTGHKCTTHEVGKNFPKVIWHSEIPLLRTSPSPMYSLSNKVRENNIKVVITGEGADELLAGYNIFKENKIRHFWSKYPDSKIRPLLLKKLYPYIPSLQNANPNVLRMFFAYKLTETDSPIYSHLLRWKNSSNIIRHFHPDILDKLSSFNPNSIILKKLNGKINHLDSLAKAQYIETTVFLAGYLLSSQGDRMGMANSVEGRYPFLDHRIIEFCASLPPEFKLKGLNEKVLLKSVMKGRLPDEILKRPKQAYRAPIHNSFLGEHVPGYVKSELNKKALQSTGIFNYESVSKLLNKMTINREHSEVDNMALTAILSTQLLHKLFIKEFRHLNINELISCTIRSENEYLVKNHCKETSILK; the protein is encoded by the coding sequence ATGTGTGGTATCGCCGGTTATTTTGATTCAAACAATCAAGCAAACCAAACAATAATTAACCGAATGCTTTCTCGCATTCATCACCGAGGCCCTGATGAGTGCGGAATCTATCTCAACAAGCATTTTGGTTTTGGGAATGTCAGGCTGAGTATAATTGACATTGTCAATGGTCAGCAACCACTGCCCAATGAAGACCTGAATCTTTGGATTGTTTTTAACGGAGAAATATTCAATTATATTGAGCTTCGAAATGAACTAAAATCAAAAGGCCATTTTTTCAGAACGCAATCTGATACAGAGGTAATCATCCATTTATACGAAGAGTTTGGGGAAGATTGTCTCTCAAAACTAAATGGTCAATTTGCATTTTCGATATGGGATAACCACAAGAAGGAACTATTTTTAGCAAGAGACAGAATCGGAATTCGGCCATTGTTTTACTACAATTCTGCAAATCTGTTTGTATATGGATCGGAAATAAAAGCCATTTTTGAACACCCAAAAGTTAATCGAAAAATATCAGTTAACGGTTTGGCAGAAACATTCACATTTTGGACAACAATTTCGCCAAATACAATATTTGAAGATATAAAAGAGTGTCCGCCGGGGCATTTCATTAAATACAAAAACGGACAGATAAGAATTGAAAAGTATTGGGATTTAGATTTTGCCACTGAAGGAAATTATTACCAGGGTAATTTTGAAGAAGCTAAAGCAGAATTTGATGAGCTTTTTCGGGACTCGATAAAAATACGCTTACGGGCAGATGTTCCGGTTGCCGCATATTTAAGTGGAGGAATCGATTCCAGCGCAACAACTGCATATATTAAAGAGATAAGGCCTGATATACTCCGAACTTTCTCAATTGGATTTACAGAGAGCGAGTTTGATGAATCACATTACCAAAAGCTGGCATCAGAATATTTTAAGACAGAACATACAGGCCATAAGTGTACAACGCATGAAGTAGGTAAAAACTTTCCAAAGGTAATTTGGCATAGCGAAATACCTTTACTACGTACTTCTCCTTCTCCAATGTATAGCCTGTCGAATAAGGTAAGAGAAAACAATATTAAAGTTGTGATTACAGGAGAAGGTGCCGACGAATTATTGGCAGGATATAATATTTTTAAGGAAAATAAAATACGACATTTTTGGTCTAAATATCCGGATTCCAAAATTCGCCCACTACTTTTAAAAAAACTGTATCCTTATATTCCATCCTTACAAAATGCAAATCCGAACGTTCTTAGAATGTTTTTTGCGTATAAACTTACTGAAACAGATTCGCCAATATATTCTCATTTGTTAAGATGGAAAAATTCATCAAATATTATCCGGCATTTTCATCCTGATATACTTGATAAACTATCGTCCTTTAATCCTAATTCAATAATTCTCAAAAAACTAAATGGCAAAATCAATCATTTGGATTCTCTGGCCAAAGCACAATACATAGAAACCACAGTATTTCTTGCAGGCTATCTGTTATCATCGCAGGGAGACCGGATGGGAATGGCAAATTCGGTTGAAGGACGGTATCCGTTTCTTGACCATCGTATTATCGAATTCTGCGCTTCATTGCCACCGGAATTCAAATTAAAAGGTTTAAATGAAAAAGTGTTGTTAAAATCAGTAATGAAAGGAAGATTACCGGATGAGATTCTGAAAAGACCGAAACAGGCTTACCGGGCTCCTATCCATAATAGTTTTCTCGGCGAACATGTGCCAGGGTATGTAAAATCGGAACTAAACAAAAAAGCATTGCAGAGTACGGGTATTTTCAATTACGAGTCAGTCTCCAAATTACTAAACAAAATGACGATAAATAGAGAACATTCGGAGGTTGACAATATGGCACTTACAGCAATACTTTCTACTCAGCTATTACACAAACTGTTTATTAAAGAATTCAGACATCTAAATATTAATGAATTGATTTCATGCACAATCAGATCGGAAAATGAATATCTCGTTAAAAACCATTGCAAAGAAACCAGCATTCTCAAGTGA
- a CDS encoding MobC family plasmid mobilization relaxosome protein produces MNSYKKGGRPTKIVSEKKTYIVSLKMSTEEYYTLKGKASEAKTSMSEIIRQSIASCTIIQRLTPELNDHIRKLCGMANNLNQIAKKANAGGYKNARTEYLYLAGEIDYIIDKIK; encoded by the coding sequence ATGAACAGTTATAAAAAAGGTGGTAGACCCACAAAAATTGTCTCCGAAAAGAAAACTTATATCGTCAGTTTGAAGATGTCAACTGAAGAATATTATACGCTAAAAGGTAAAGCTTCAGAAGCCAAAACATCAATGAGTGAGATTATCCGACAGTCTATTGCTTCATGCACGATTATACAAAGGTTGACACCTGAGCTGAACGATCATATCAGAAAGCTTTGCGGAATGGCTAACAATCTAAATCAAATAGCGAAGAAGGCTAATGCGGGAGGATACAAAAACGCCAGAACAGAGTATCTGTATTTAGCCGGTGAGATTGACTACATCATTGACAAAATTAAATGA
- a CDS encoding site-specific integrase: protein MACVKVTLRKRSISKGRLSLYLDYYPAIRNPYTMKLTRREFLGIYIYKKPRTELEKEYNREVLNKAEGIRAIRVQSLINDQFGFLDKHKLKADFLDYFYKIALKKDQKWMMVYAHFENFVNGRCLFEDITVDLSRKFRSYLLSAKQLKHTKFPISQNSAASYFSTYRALLKLAYRDKLIFENINDFLESIETVDTKIEYLTLEELKTLAATPCDISVLKSASLFSCLTGLRISDILNLRWDNIIPASEGEFCMRLKTEKTDTETTLPLSNEALQLCGKRTNGRVFKDMVRSMTFQPLKNWVASAGIKKKITFHCFRHTFATLQIALGTDIYTVSKMLTHKNVSTTQIYADLVNEKKRESANKISLK from the coding sequence ATGGCTTGTGTAAAAGTTACTTTAAGAAAACGTTCGATTTCAAAAGGAAGACTATCGCTTTATTTGGATTATTATCCTGCTATAAGGAATCCATATACGATGAAACTGACACGCAGAGAGTTTCTCGGCATATACATTTACAAAAAGCCAAGGACGGAGCTTGAGAAGGAATATAACCGCGAAGTGCTGAATAAAGCTGAAGGTATTCGAGCAATCAGGGTGCAATCGCTAATAAATGATCAATTTGGATTTCTGGACAAGCATAAACTTAAAGCAGACTTTTTAGATTACTTCTACAAAATTGCTCTAAAGAAAGATCAGAAATGGATGATGGTATATGCTCATTTTGAGAATTTTGTGAATGGCAGATGCTTATTTGAGGACATAACGGTTGATTTAAGTAGAAAATTCAGGTCATATCTACTAAGTGCAAAACAGCTAAAACATACAAAATTTCCCATTTCTCAAAACTCTGCAGCTTCATATTTCTCAACATATAGGGCACTACTAAAACTGGCTTATCGGGACAAATTAATATTTGAGAATATAAACGACTTTCTGGAAAGCATTGAAACCGTCGATACCAAAATTGAATATCTGACATTAGAAGAACTCAAAACGCTTGCAGCAACTCCTTGCGACATATCTGTTTTGAAGTCCGCTTCACTATTCTCGTGTTTGACCGGATTACGGATCAGCGATATCTTAAACTTAAGGTGGGATAATATAATTCCAGCATCCGAAGGCGAATTTTGTATGCGGTTAAAAACAGAAAAAACCGATACGGAAACAACATTGCCTCTAAGCAATGAAGCTTTGCAATTATGCGGTAAACGCACCAATGGAAGAGTTTTTAAAGATATGGTGAGAAGCATGACTTTTCAACCATTGAAGAATTGGGTTGCCTCGGCCGGAATAAAAAAGAAGATTACATTTCACTGTTTCCGACACACTTTTGCCACCTTACAGATAGCTCTTGGCACAGACATTTACACTGTTTCGAAAATGCTAACTCATAAAAACGTTTCGACCACTCAGATTTATGCCGATTTAGTTAATGAAAAGAAACGGGAGTCTGCCAACAAGATTAGTTTAAAATAG
- the nadE gene encoding NAD(+) synthase: MNISLKTIAKKPAFSSDIVKLTDVEQTVLNITEHLKNDVSKVLKRRGGVVGISGGIDSAVTLALTSRALGAKNVLGIIMPDRDSSSDSKTLALELAGKFGIKTIEEDITAALNGFGCYARRDEAVKSVIPDFNPNEDKFKIEIKQQVINMKLPPIFYATVHFSNGEVESKRLPLKEYLQIVAASNFKQRSRMSMLYYHAEANHYAVIGTPNKQEVRQGFFVKYGDGGADVMPIGHMLKTQVYQLAHFLGVPDGIIKRTPTTDTYSAEQTQEDFFFQLPFNIMDPLWHGWENGYSAAEVAAELNFTEEEVESIYTNFRRKMQTTNYLRMPPIHY; this comes from the coding sequence ATGAATATCTCGTTAAAAACCATTGCAAAGAAACCAGCATTCTCAAGTGATATTGTAAAACTAACGGATGTTGAACAAACAGTGTTGAACATTACCGAACATCTAAAAAATGATGTTTCTAAAGTGCTTAAAAGAAGAGGTGGTGTGGTTGGTATTAGTGGTGGAATTGATTCTGCCGTAACCCTTGCACTCACTTCCCGGGCTTTAGGTGCAAAAAATGTACTTGGCATTATAATGCCGGATCGTGATTCAAGTTCAGATAGCAAAACACTAGCATTGGAACTTGCCGGTAAATTTGGTATTAAAACAATTGAGGAGGATATAACTGCCGCACTAAATGGATTTGGCTGTTATGCAAGAAGAGACGAAGCCGTTAAAAGTGTAATTCCCGATTTTAATCCGAATGAGGATAAATTTAAAATTGAGATTAAGCAACAGGTAATTAATATGAAATTACCACCGATATTTTATGCTACCGTTCATTTTAGCAACGGAGAAGTTGAAAGTAAAAGATTGCCACTGAAAGAATACCTGCAAATTGTTGCTGCATCAAATTTTAAGCAACGAAGTCGGATGTCGATGCTTTATTACCATGCCGAAGCAAATCATTATGCTGTTATTGGTACGCCTAATAAACAAGAGGTACGACAAGGTTTTTTTGTTAAATACGGCGATGGCGGTGCCGATGTGATGCCAATTGGCCATATGTTAAAAACACAGGTTTATCAATTAGCTCATTTCCTGGGTGTGCCCGATGGAATAATCAAACGAACACCAACAACGGATACTTATTCAGCAGAACAAACCCAGGAAGACTTCTTTTTCCAACTTCCTTTTAATATTATGGATCCGTTATGGCATGGATGGGAGAATGGATACTCTGCTGCGGAAGTTGCTGCAGAATTGAATTTTACCGAAGAAGAAGTTGAAAGTATATACACAAATTTCAGACGAAAAATGCAAACGACGAATTACTTAAGAATGCCGCCGATCCATTATTAA
- a CDS encoding helix-turn-helix domain-containing protein, whose amino-acid sequence MCKDEITFEKLPEAVGFLIHEVTQLRNLIEEIQRPDIPKRPIEINEACKILMKAKSTVYTLVRKGSIPCYKSGKKLYFYEDELLEWINTGRKNSSAGIHSHIPAIMTPEVLSEDYSIPFSKKR is encoded by the coding sequence ATGTGTAAAGATGAAATTACATTCGAAAAGTTACCGGAAGCTGTAGGCTTTCTAATTCATGAAGTAACGCAGTTAAGAAATCTGATCGAAGAAATCCAAAGGCCGGATATTCCGAAAAGGCCAATCGAGATCAATGAGGCTTGTAAAATTCTTATGAAAGCCAAATCAACAGTTTATACTCTTGTTCGAAAAGGAAGCATTCCCTGCTACAAAAGTGGCAAGAAGCTCTATTTCTATGAGGATGAATTATTGGAATGGATAAATACAGGCAGAAAAAATAGTTCAGCCGGTATCCATTCGCATATTCCTGCAATAATGACACCTGAAGTTCTCTCAGAAGATTATTCCATTCCATTTTCAAAAAAACGATAA
- a CDS encoding helix-turn-helix domain-containing protein: MEISKHCLWCNKEFTAQKTTTKYCSHRCNNQAYKDQQRKEKIEKKKNTSLFFRRIPSYNEICSKDFLRVNEVGIYLGLSRQTIYKLIHSGQLPVSKISSRIMLVKRTDIDEMMEKAMVRNIPPEKIKELPPEYYSISEIKETFNIKDSWVYKIIRENNIPKIVKNGRSYYNKLHIDKFFKLKGDANHKEITEWISISEICTELSITTSAAYTLVSRHQIPKKKEGLSVLYSKKHILVARGLSEQSFMEYYTVQEAMQKFNISRDGLYGLIKRNNIDKVKEGKYVKIAKDELDRIFSPTNTE, encoded by the coding sequence ATGGAAATAAGCAAACATTGTTTATGGTGCAATAAAGAATTTACAGCACAAAAAACAACTACAAAATACTGTTCTCATAGATGCAATAATCAAGCATACAAAGATCAACAGAGAAAGGAAAAAATTGAGAAGAAAAAAAATACCAGTTTGTTTTTTCGAAGAATACCTTCTTATAATGAGATATGCTCAAAAGACTTCTTGCGAGTGAATGAGGTTGGCATATATCTGGGATTGAGCAGACAAACCATTTATAAACTAATTCATTCAGGACAGCTACCTGTATCTAAAATTTCGTCAAGAATCATGCTTGTAAAACGCACCGACATTGACGAGATGATGGAGAAGGCAATGGTAAGAAATATTCCTCCTGAAAAAATAAAAGAATTGCCTCCTGAATATTATTCGATTTCTGAAATTAAAGAAACCTTTAATATAAAAGATAGCTGGGTATATAAAATTATTAGGGAAAACAATATTCCTAAAATTGTAAAAAATGGAAGAAGCTACTATAACAAGCTTCACATCGATAAATTTTTCAAACTCAAAGGAGACGCAAACCATAAAGAAATAACGGAGTGGATTAGTATTTCAGAGATTTGTACAGAATTATCAATTACAACATCAGCTGCTTACACCCTAGTTTCAAGACATCAGATTCCTAAGAAAAAGGAAGGATTATCGGTACTCTATTCAAAGAAACATATTCTAGTTGCAAGAGGTCTTAGTGAGCAATCATTCATGGAATATTATACTGTCCAGGAGGCAATGCAAAAATTCAACATTAGCCGGGACGGTCTGTATGGCTTGATAAAGCGAAATAATATCGATAAGGTCAAAGAAGGAAAATACGTAAAGATTGCAAAAGATGAGTTAGACAGAATTTTTTCACCAACAAACACTGAATAA
- a CDS encoding transposase: MRNRRFTKNQITDILKEYENGTPIPKILEKYQISQATFYNWKAKYQRDYINDPEEIKKLKEDNERLRRMFVDISLENQKLKTLLAKYEESIKNAL, translated from the coding sequence ATGAGAAATAGAAGATTTACCAAAAATCAAATAACTGATATACTAAAGGAATATGAGAATGGTACACCCATCCCAAAAATTCTGGAGAAATATCAAATAAGTCAGGCTACTTTCTACAATTGGAAAGCGAAGTATCAACGAGATTATATAAATGATCCGGAAGAGATTAAGAAACTGAAAGAAGACAACGAACGACTAAGACGAATGTTTGTTGACATAAGTCTTGAAAATCAAAAATTGAAAACATTGTTGGCAAAATATGAAGAGTCTATTAAGAATGCATTGTAA
- a CDS encoding DUF6371 domain-containing protein has product MNTFRFKLEPYQGSSTRHLCPACNKKNVFVRYIDTEKQITFPKNVGRCNREEKCGYHYTPSQYFQDNNYILPKTRETSFSSNSTPEIIQSISFIDKDLLYESQRSYKHNNLFQFLCSQIGETTALELFAKYKLGTSKIWDGATIFWQVDYNGNIRTGKIMQYSPKTGKRIKHPFNHISWVHFRIKHEDFKLKQCFFGEHLLNEDTSKPIGIVESEKSAVIAAHFLKDYRWIASGGKYGSLNTSNFKILSDRKVVLFPDLGAFQTWHRKAKLMKRYGIDIRISEFLEGLSKTEKLPAGYDIADYLIEKLTPETRYITEQMIKQNPALKLLIKKFELVPDDRLKEEITLNFSRRKQLKL; this is encoded by the coding sequence ATGAATACTTTTAGATTTAAACTTGAACCATATCAAGGTTCTTCAACACGACATTTATGCCCTGCTTGTAATAAAAAGAATGTATTTGTAAGATATATTGATACAGAAAAGCAGATTACCTTTCCCAAAAATGTTGGGAGGTGTAACCGTGAAGAAAAATGTGGCTATCATTATACGCCCAGTCAATACTTTCAGGACAACAATTACATTCTACCTAAAACACGTGAAACCTCCTTTTCTTCCAATAGTACTCCTGAAATCATTCAGTCAATAAGTTTTATTGATAAGGATCTATTATACGAAAGCCAGAGATCCTATAAGCATAATAATCTGTTTCAGTTTCTTTGTTCACAAATTGGGGAAACAACAGCTCTGGAACTATTTGCGAAGTACAAACTTGGAACTTCTAAAATATGGGATGGGGCAACAATATTTTGGCAAGTTGATTACAATGGAAATATTCGCACAGGTAAAATCATGCAATATTCCCCAAAAACTGGGAAACGCATAAAACACCCGTTCAATCACATCTCCTGGGTACATTTCCGAATTAAGCACGAAGATTTTAAACTCAAGCAGTGTTTTTTCGGCGAACACCTACTTAATGAAGATACTTCGAAACCAATTGGAATAGTAGAAAGTGAGAAAAGTGCTGTAATTGCTGCCCATTTTTTAAAAGATTACCGTTGGATTGCTTCCGGTGGAAAATATGGAAGTCTGAATACCAGTAATTTTAAAATCCTATCAGATCGGAAAGTGGTTTTATTTCCTGACCTGGGTGCTTTCCAAACATGGCACAGAAAAGCCAAACTCATGAAAAGATATGGCATCGATATTCGAATTTCTGAGTTTCTGGAAGGCTTAAGTAAAACTGAAAAGTTACCAGCCGGTTACGATATTGCAGACTATTTAATTGAAAAACTAACACCGGAGACCAGGTACATTACAGAGCAAATGATAAAGCAAAATCCAGCTTTAAAATTGCTGATTAAAAAGTTTGAACTAGTGCCGGACGATCGTCTGAAGGAGGAAATCACGTTGAATTTCTCTCGACGAAAACAACTGAAATTATAA
- a CDS encoding relaxase/mobilization nuclease domain-containing protein, with protein MIAKIIKGKGFKGAVEYVLDKKKAAEILSTDGVRTKNSKAIIQSFIQQTNLNPRVTQTVGHISLDFSAQDKDNLSNPKIVEIAHEYMKRMDIKDTQYIIVRHYDKEHPHVHLVFNRVNNQGKTISDRNDRFRSEKICKDLTFDFGLYFAKGKENVKEHRLREPDKTKYKIYNTLKEVVPNCRSWNALIQALKEQGIQTSFKYKGRTDEVQGIIFTKNNFKFNGSKVDRQFSFSKINRQIQQNISRESRINTKYSRGYEMNPLVDLSLSAYKYRHIDRENHSSSVNLRKKRKNRDQGLSR; from the coding sequence ATGATCGCAAAAATTATCAAAGGAAAAGGTTTTAAGGGAGCGGTGGAATATGTACTTGACAAAAAGAAGGCAGCCGAGATTCTTTCCACAGATGGAGTTAGAACCAAAAACTCCAAAGCTATTATTCAGAGTTTTATCCAACAGACAAACCTGAATCCCAGAGTGACCCAAACGGTTGGTCATATTTCTCTTGATTTTTCTGCGCAGGACAAGGACAACCTTAGTAATCCTAAAATAGTGGAAATTGCTCACGAATACATGAAGAGAATGGACATTAAAGACACCCAATATATAATCGTTCGCCACTATGACAAGGAGCATCCACATGTTCACCTGGTCTTTAACAGAGTAAACAATCAAGGCAAAACCATTTCAGATAGAAATGATCGCTTTCGAAGCGAAAAGATCTGTAAGGACCTGACTTTTGATTTCGGACTCTATTTCGCGAAAGGAAAAGAGAATGTAAAAGAACACCGTCTGCGAGAGCCGGATAAAACCAAATATAAAATATACAATACACTAAAAGAGGTTGTACCTAATTGCAGGTCATGGAATGCCTTGATTCAAGCCTTGAAAGAACAAGGAATACAAACTTCTTTTAAATATAAAGGGCGTACAGACGAGGTTCAGGGAATAATATTCACAAAAAACAACTTCAAATTCAATGGTTCTAAAGTTGACAGGCAATTTAGTTTCTCCAAAATAAACAGGCAAATACAGCAAAATATTTCGCGCGAATCCCGAATTAATACAAAATATAGCCGTGGATATGAAATGAATCCATTAGTAGATCTATCATTATCGGCATATAAATACAGGCATATTGACAGAGAAAACCATAGTTCTTCTGTAAATCTGAGGAAAAAGCGAAAGAACAGGGATCAAGGATTAAGCAGGTAA
- a CDS encoding acyl carrier protein — MEVSVIQTEKIREFISEVSFTKPEELKDETLLFEQGIFDSLGFLNLISHITDEYGIEVADTELMPENFKSINAIVAFIDRKKSML, encoded by the coding sequence ATGGAAGTTAGTGTTATACAAACAGAAAAGATAAGGGAGTTTATTTCAGAAGTTAGTTTTACCAAACCTGAAGAACTAAAAGATGAAACCTTGCTATTCGAACAAGGTATATTTGATTCATTAGGTTTTCTAAATCTGATTAGTCATATTACCGATGAATATGGAATTGAAGTAGCCGATACCGAACTGATGCCGGAAAATTTCAAATCAATTAATGCCATTGTAGCGTTTATTGACAGGAAAAAATCAATGTTGTAA
- a CDS encoding UpxY family transcription antiterminator, with amino-acid sequence MYIGKLNYQWYVVYTRVNQEKKIAQLLDEQKIEFYLPVTKKLRHWCDRKKWIEEPLFKCYIFVRVSYKEFFKVKDMTGVVNYVSFGKTPQSIPDTQLEDIKTIVKEREKEIVITRDRISKGIKAKVNFGPLKGIQGEIVKICGHSRILIRIKAMGCCIHTNIAQDQVQVIESETLNRNRNDIKCQLLYKKSLSTRV; translated from the coding sequence ATGTATATCGGAAAGCTTAATTATCAATGGTATGTCGTTTATACCAGGGTAAATCAGGAAAAAAAAATTGCACAACTACTAGATGAACAAAAAATTGAGTTCTATCTACCTGTAACCAAAAAATTAAGACATTGGTGCGATCGTAAAAAGTGGATTGAAGAACCTCTTTTTAAATGTTACATTTTTGTGCGAGTGAGTTATAAAGAATTCTTCAAAGTTAAGGATATGACCGGAGTAGTTAACTATGTGTCATTTGGTAAAACGCCACAAAGTATTCCTGATACACAATTAGAGGATATTAAAACAATAGTTAAAGAGAGAGAAAAAGAAATAGTAATTACACGAGACAGAATATCAAAAGGCATTAAAGCTAAGGTTAACTTTGGCCCTTTAAAAGGTATACAGGGAGAGATTGTTAAAATATGCGGGCATTCACGAATTTTGATAAGAATAAAAGCAATGGGATGCTGCATACATACCAATATTGCACAAGATCAGGTTCAGGTTATAGAATCCGAAACATTGAACAGGAATAGAAATGATATTAAATGTCAACTTCTGTATAAAAAAAGTTTAAGCACTCGTGTATAA
- a CDS encoding oligosaccharide flippase family protein has translation MSYKKANNYWRKLLSVIQNQTISLKGETRGAKAKRHILYSFGIQGLSILIGLLYVPLLLHYLTQEKYGIWLTLTSILGWFSYFDIGLGNGLRNKLAESIALGNNRLGKKYVSTTYALLTGIFSVVLLLFHFCNFFLNWNSILNTKSIDSHELYVLASIVFTFFILRFIFQLIVVIYKADQKPAFGKLVTTMGNLVSFLFVLLLTRFTIKGNLILLGTVISAIPVILLIAVSFFAFKKRYRIFSPSFREIDIKLSHSLLSLGVKFFFLQLTYIFVYSTSNIFVTQFFGPQEVAIYNIAFKYFQLPHMAFSIILIPIWSAVTDAYTKADFSWLKNTLKTLNIFSLVFGAGIIVMVLISNWFYLIWVGSEINVPMKLSISLGIYSIMQIVILPHSAFLNGIGKIKISLISTTIGMIIYLVLIYVFKDIYKDSTAIVMAINCTFIVSAILQISQVHMLLNKKAVGIWNE, from the coding sequence TTGAGCTACAAAAAAGCGAATAATTATTGGAGAAAATTGCTGTCTGTAATTCAAAATCAAACTATATCGCTAAAAGGAGAAACACGAGGAGCCAAGGCAAAACGCCACATATTATATTCCTTTGGTATTCAGGGATTATCTATACTTATTGGTTTATTATATGTTCCTCTCCTACTTCATTACTTAACTCAAGAAAAATATGGAATTTGGCTTACATTAACTTCTATTCTTGGTTGGTTCAGCTATTTTGATATTGGTTTAGGAAATGGGCTGCGCAACAAATTGGCCGAATCGATTGCATTGGGAAACAATAGATTGGGAAAAAAATATGTAAGTACAACATACGCATTGTTAACAGGCATTTTTAGTGTTGTTTTATTACTATTTCACTTCTGCAATTTTTTTCTCAACTGGAACTCCATATTAAACACCAAGAGCATTGATAGCCATGAGCTTTACGTGTTGGCATCAATAGTATTTACTTTTTTTATACTTCGTTTTATTTTTCAGTTAATAGTCGTTATTTACAAGGCCGATCAAAAACCAGCTTTTGGAAAATTAGTAACTACAATGGGGAACCTGGTTTCATTTCTTTTTGTTCTCCTTTTAACTAGATTTACTATTAAAGGCAATCTTATTCTGCTAGGCACAGTAATAAGTGCTATACCTGTCATTCTTCTTATTGCTGTTTCGTTTTTTGCTTTTAAAAAAAGATACAGAATATTTAGTCCTTCATTCAGAGAAATAGACATCAAATTAAGCCATAGCTTATTGAGCCTGGGAGTTAAGTTTTTCTTTTTACAACTTACATACATTTTTGTTTATTCAACATCAAACATTTTTGTTACACAGTTTTTTGGCCCGCAGGAAGTTGCCATTTACAACATTGCATTTAAGTATTTTCAACTACCTCACATGGCCTTTTCAATAATATTAATTCCCATATGGTCGGCAGTAACAGACGCTTATACAAAGGCAGATTTTTCATGGTTAAAAAATACATTAAAAACATTGAATATTTTTTCACTGGTATTTGGAGCAGGAATTATTGTAATGGTACTTATTAGCAATTGGTTTTACCTGATTTGGGTTGGAAGCGAAATAAATGTTCCCATGAAGTTATCTATATCTCTAGGAATTTATAGCATTATGCAAATTGTAATATTGCCACATTCGGCCTTTCTAAATGGAATTGGAAAAATAAAAATCTCCTTAATATCAACCACAATAGGCATGATAATCTACCTTGTATTAATCTATGTATTTAAAGATATTTATAAAGATAGTACTGCCATTGTAATGGCAATAAACTGCACATTTATAGTTAGTGCAATCCTTCAAATTTCGCAGGTACATATGCTGCTAAACAAAAAAGCAGTGGGTATTTGGAATGAATAA